Proteins found in one Arthrobacter sp. U41 genomic segment:
- a CDS encoding NAD(P)/FAD-dependent oxidoreductase, producing MSMRVGIIGAGPSGMAQLRAFESARQAGASIPEITCFEKQGDWGGQWNSSWRIGLDAFSEPVLSSMYRHLWSNGPKECLEFADYTFDEHFGRAISSYPPREVLFDYIKGRVEKSDVRTYVRFNTAARWVSYDEQAQEFTVTVEDLVTETTETNVFDKLVVSTGHFSFPNVPEFEGIGGFPGEVLHAHDFRGAERFAGRTSC from the coding sequence ATGTCAATGCGAGTCGGAATCATCGGGGCTGGCCCCAGCGGTATGGCACAGCTACGGGCGTTTGAGTCGGCACGGCAGGCAGGAGCCAGCATCCCGGAAATCACATGCTTCGAAAAGCAGGGCGACTGGGGCGGCCAGTGGAACAGCAGCTGGCGGATCGGCTTGGATGCCTTCAGCGAACCCGTCCTCAGCAGCATGTACCGCCATCTGTGGTCCAACGGTCCGAAGGAGTGCCTGGAGTTCGCGGACTACACCTTCGACGAGCATTTCGGCCGGGCGATCTCGTCCTATCCCCCGCGCGAGGTCCTCTTCGATTACATCAAGGGCCGGGTGGAGAAATCCGATGTCCGCACGTACGTCCGTTTTAACACGGCGGCCCGCTGGGTTTCCTACGACGAACAGGCGCAGGAATTCACCGTAACCGTTGAGGATCTGGTGACCGAGACCACCGAGACCAACGTCTTCGACAAGCTGGTGGTCTCCACCGGCCACTTCTCCTTCCCCAATGTCCCCGAGTTCGAGGGCATCGGCGGCTTCCCGGGCGAGGTGCTGCACGCGCACGATTTCCGCGGCGCCGAAAGGTTCGCCGGCAGGACATCCTGCTGA
- a CDS encoding CsbD family protein: protein MGLGDKIHNAAEKLHGRGKEAAGGATGNDRMKAEGKRLHIKADLKQAGEKVKDAFKKH from the coding sequence ATGGGCCTGGGTGACAAGATCCACAATGCCGCCGAGAAACTGCACGGCAGGGGCAAAGAGGCAGCCGGCGGAGCCACCGGCAACGACCGGATGAAGGCCGAGGGCAAACGCCTCCACATCAAGGCAGACCTGAAGCAGGCCGGCGAAAAAGTCAAAGACGCCTTCAAAAAACACTGA
- a CDS encoding VOC family protein: MQLGAFSVSLTVKDVAASAAFYEKLGFTRFGGDITQNWLILKNGEAVIGLFQGMFEKNMLTFNPGWNQDAEAVEPFTDVRELQRQLKASGAEFVAEADEGTAGPASFIVLDPDGNPVLVDQHV; encoded by the coding sequence ATGCAGCTCGGCGCTTTTTCGGTCAGCCTCACCGTCAAGGATGTTGCGGCTTCTGCAGCCTTCTACGAGAAACTCGGCTTCACCAGGTTCGGGGGCGACATCACCCAGAACTGGCTGATCCTGAAGAACGGTGAGGCGGTCATCGGTCTCTTCCAGGGGATGTTCGAAAAGAACATGCTCACGTTCAACCCGGGCTGGAACCAGGATGCGGAGGCCGTGGAACCCTTCACCGACGTGCGCGAGCTCCAGCGGCAGCTGAAAGCCAGCGGCGCGGAGTTCGTGGCTGAGGCAGACGAGGGGACGGCGGGGCCGGCGAGCTTCATCGTCCTGGATCCGGACGGCAACCCTGTGCTCGTCGACCAGCACGTCTGA
- a CDS encoding NAD(P)/FAD-dependent oxidoreductase, which translates to MTMHHEILIIGGGNAGLSVAARLRHAGRTDIGLIEPSEQHYYQPLWTLVGGGVAAQEETVRPQASVMPQGVAWIKDAAADIDPENRTVALASGGSVTYDYLVVCPGIQLDWDKIPGMAEAMESPAASSNYRYDLAPKTWDMIRNLKSGTAVFTQPSGPIKCAGAPQKIAYLAADYWRKQGVLDNIRVVMVLPTPGMFGVKVFADELERVVENYGIEVRFNSEMTEVDPAAGTAVITDNAAGSKESLHYDLLHVVPPQSAPDWLKRTPLADPANPAGYVDVDKHTMRHKRYPEIFALGDAGSTPNSKTGAAIRKQAPVLVENLLAALDGETPSAQYGGYASCPLTTARGKMLLAEFDYTLQPAPSIPFIDTTKERSDMWLLKRYVLPFMYWNLILKGRV; encoded by the coding sequence ATGACTATGCACCACGAGATCCTGATCATCGGAGGCGGCAACGCCGGGCTGAGCGTTGCGGCCCGGCTCCGCCATGCAGGGCGGACTGACATCGGTCTGATCGAGCCGAGCGAGCAACACTATTATCAGCCGTTGTGGACCCTGGTCGGCGGGGGCGTCGCAGCCCAGGAGGAAACGGTCCGCCCCCAGGCATCCGTCATGCCCCAGGGGGTTGCCTGGATTAAGGATGCCGCGGCGGACATCGACCCCGAGAACCGCACGGTCGCACTCGCCTCCGGCGGTTCCGTCACGTATGACTATCTGGTGGTCTGCCCCGGCATCCAGCTGGACTGGGACAAGATCCCGGGCATGGCCGAAGCCATGGAATCGCCGGCGGCGTCCAGCAATTACCGATACGACCTGGCACCCAAGACCTGGGACATGATCCGGAACCTGAAGTCGGGGACGGCCGTTTTCACTCAGCCCTCGGGCCCAATCAAGTGTGCCGGCGCCCCGCAGAAGATCGCCTACCTGGCAGCCGACTACTGGCGCAAGCAGGGGGTGCTGGACAACATCCGGGTCGTCATGGTCCTGCCGACCCCGGGCATGTTCGGGGTCAAGGTGTTCGCCGACGAGCTCGAGCGCGTGGTGGAGAACTACGGCATCGAGGTCCGGTTCAACAGCGAGATGACCGAGGTGGACCCAGCCGCAGGCACTGCGGTGATTACCGACAACGCGGCGGGTTCCAAGGAGTCGCTGCACTACGACCTGCTCCATGTCGTGCCGCCGCAGTCGGCCCCGGACTGGCTCAAGCGCACACCGCTGGCAGATCCGGCCAACCCCGCAGGCTACGTCGACGTCGACAAGCACACCATGCGGCACAAGCGCTACCCGGAAATTTTTGCCCTGGGCGACGCCGGGTCGACGCCGAACTCGAAGACCGGAGCGGCGATCCGCAAGCAGGCCCCTGTGCTGGTGGAGAACCTGCTGGCCGCCCTTGACGGCGAAACCCCGTCGGCACAGTACGGAGGCTACGCCTCCTGTCCGCTGACGACGGCGCGGGGGAAGATGCTGCTGGCTGAGTTTGATTACACCCTCCAGCCCGCCCCCAGCATCCCCTTCATCGACACCACCAAGGAACGCAGCGACATGTGGCTCCTCAAGCGCTATGTGCTGCCGTTTATGTACTGGAACCTGATCCTCAAGGGCCGCGTCTGA
- a CDS encoding carbohydrate kinase family protein yields MALPRQDAEATLAAWLQLGPALVALTRGADGPVIITRRGRVEIPGETITVADTVGAGDSFMAALICGLAQLGALGAPARPRLRDITPDELRALAAYALLDRRLRQDDDGGRLPPSSWCCVVAVVLGVWSGACPGREPQTRPLRIRFQYINGST; encoded by the coding sequence GTGGCTCTACCCCGACAGGACGCCGAGGCGACGCTGGCAGCGTGGCTGCAGCTCGGACCGGCACTGGTGGCCCTGACCCGCGGCGCGGATGGGCCCGTCATCATCACCCGGCGGGGCCGCGTGGAAATACCAGGGGAAACCATCACGGTGGCGGATACTGTCGGCGCAGGCGATTCCTTCATGGCAGCGCTGATCTGCGGACTCGCGCAGCTGGGCGCGCTGGGTGCGCCTGCAAGACCGCGCCTGCGGGACATCACCCCGGATGAACTGCGCGCACTGGCCGCTTATGCGCTCCTTGACCGGCGGCTGAGACAGGACGACGACGGCGGGAGACTCCCGCCGTCGTCGTGGTGCTGTGTCGTGGCTGTGGTGCTAGGGGTGTGGTCCGGTGCCTGTCCGGGCAGGGAACCTCAGACGCGGCCCTTGAGGATCAGGTTCCAGTACATAAACGGCAGCACATAG
- a CDS encoding helix-turn-helix domain-containing protein, translating into MPGTDGRGRSPQRDGEHPPAWIGCTTSSEPTFSKYFKRATGQNFSDLVRKLRLAHARRLLEHSDKAISAICYEVGFSNPSNFNRHFLNDAGETPRDYRQRVQG; encoded by the coding sequence ATGCCTGGGACCGACGGCCGGGGCCGCAGCCCTCAACGCGATGGGGAACATCCACCGGCCTGGATCGGCTGCACCACCTCGTCGGAGCCGACGTTTTCGAAGTACTTCAAGCGCGCCACCGGCCAGAACTTCAGTGACCTGGTGCGCAAACTGCGGCTCGCCCATGCCCGGCGCCTGCTGGAGCACAGCGACAAAGCCATCTCCGCCATCTGCTACGAAGTGGGCTTCTCGAACCCTTCGAATTTCAACCGGCATTTCCTCAACGACGCCGGCGAAACCCCACGGGACTACCGGCAGCGGGTCCAGGGCTGA